The window actaccccagtttgagaacccctgccctatacCCACCCCCCTACACTTGAGCTTGATCAACTCATGTGTAGTTTGATCGTATGCCAATAAAGAAACCTGAGTGACAAGATGGGAGTCAAACTGAGTTATTGGGGAATTGAGTGGAATAGGCCTTGAGGGATCACTAACATACTGATGCCCATGACTCTGAGTTGCTCATCTGAAGCAGGTAATGTATATATCCTTTAGTGTGAGGGTTGCAACCTAGCATTAAGGAAATGGCATTGGAAGGGTTTAAATATGAGGAAGTTAGTAACATACTGGGGAAGTGGGTTAAATCTAGGGCTGAACCTATGGATTTCTCAAGGAAGTATCTAAAGTAGGCTGGGACCAGATGAAAAAGGAACTCCAGAGAGTGGTATTAGacttaaattaaaaaatgcttgtcAGAGCACAGGAAAGGTCTGTGAAATGTCACTGAAATTCTCTAAAAATGGgcagccaagaaaaaaaaatttagcttttttcccccttaaagcAAAGAAAGCTCAAATTAAAGCATCAGTTTCACAAGGATTATTTCTGGTGGCTAAAACTTTACAAACTAAACATGCCACTATGaagaatgaatgtaaaaaaataaaaaaaaatttaaaacttctgaaagaaaaTGTCTGTTATTGGCATAAATCCAAAGTAAAAAGCAGCCATCCTGCAAGGGCTGTAATTAGAGAATATGGCTTTTCAGGCAAAGTGTACCAAGTTAAGAAATAACTGTAAAAAAGAAGTTTACAGAAGCTGAAACAATCAACTGAAAAATGTAtctgttttaataaataaattgaaGGTAGGAAAGtgatgagttaaaaaaaaaaaagcctttgcaCAAATGAACACAGCAAAGTTGAGAGGGAATTAAACAGTTGGGGGTTGCAAAAATGTTTCAGTGTTAAAGTTAAAACGTTAAAAAGCTAATGCTTGGTTTAATAATGAAACCCAGTTACAGTCGTGTAACTTGGTGCAATCATGCTCAGTAAAACCCTTTATAATAAAACTAATTATGCAAAAGGGAGATCGAGTAACAACTACCACCACTATATGCATTTATCTCCAAGAAGCCTTTACAGCCTGAACAAAATGAGCCCTTCCTAATAAATATGTCTGTAAATAattgtgctggctgctgcaggtacaaaaacaatttaaattatTGGACTATGGACAATGTAGTCAAAATAGCTAAAAAGGATATAGGGATTTCTGTGTAGCTTGACTGCTTGCAAATGTACTAGTGGGGATGTAATCTGGGTGCAGTTATGGAACCAAATAATTTAAAAGTGTTGAAGGGGTGTTAATCAGCTCAAACAACAAATTATGTGACATAAAACAAATAAGGGGGGACAGAAATATTTAGctggaatattttttaaaattgtaaaaaatACTGCCAAGAAATTTCAGACCAAATggctaaagtttggcaaagtaacAAATTGCAAATGGGGTCTTAaaatggaaagtgttgggcaacTGTCTCTCTAGGTGGCACTACCAGCTCCTCTTGTAAAATGGGCTCCACTGCGTGGGATGTAATGGTGGTGGTATTCATTTAACagattgttttgcttttgttttagatCATGTATGCAGTAGATTTTCATCATCAACCGTCTCGTTCTCTGAAGACTGTGGTGTGCAGTACATTGAAGCTGTTAGCAGGTTTATTAGTCCACAATAATGTTTCATAGTGTAAGAGATTAAAAGCATTTTTCAAAGCTTTACTTAGTTTTTGTCACAAAGCATTATGATAACTGCTGTTGCAATAATATTGAATGAATTCATAATGATGGCCACTTAAAATAATGACACCGTTGATTTTAAGTTTTAATCTTTAATTATTCATTATGAATTTGATCTAATAATACTGATCATAATGTATTCATTAGGTATTCTTTGGATATTGTATGTACTGAATGTGCATAGGTGCTTGCCATTTGAATGCTATAGTATTTAATGGACACTTTTTCTACAGCTGGGatctgatggaaatattttgatatCAATTTTAAGATAAAAAACACTATCAGATCCCAGTGCCTTCCAGTTACAGCTCTAAACTACCCAGTGTAGAGTTCAAAATAGCATCCTAATTAATGTGCAGAGTAATATAAGCCCCTAAAACTGTTTTGTTGACATTTACCACATTAGTGCCTACTAATCTTTGCCTCTGGTTTCAAAGCAGGGACAGCCATTATAGATTACTCTAAGTGCCCTCAGCCACTATTGCTATTCTCAATGATAATACCATAAGTAAGCTTAATCCTGatatctttgaagtcaatgacaaaactcccattgacttccatggagcagATTCATGCCCTGTGTGCCTAAATAAATGCccataaattaaaaccactttaaTGCAAAAGATTAGCATGCTATTCCCTTCCTGTTACAACACTGCACAACAGGCAAGTCAGGAAACCTCTTCGTGTTTAACATTACCATTTGTGTGATTGTGCTCTTAAGAAAGTCATAAATAAGGaaggtgacttcagtggaaaaggATCATTAAACCATTTGATTTACGAAATCTTAATCTGAATGTGCTCAAAATGTCATTGCTGTTGCAAACAGGCAGCAACCCAATTTATCTGAAAATCTGGGGAAAATGAAGGGGCAGTTTTAGAAATGTCAGTAATTAAAAAAAGTTCAATAGGAGTACATCTTTGATGCATCTTGTATGTATGTGTTAGCGCTTCATATTGATTATGTGAATATTGGATAACACAAATTCAGCAGATTATGTTTGACCTACAAATGTGCTAAAGCAGCAATTATTACAACACAAATTACCACAAAGAATGCAGTGAAGCTGGAACTAGACTCTGATGTCATTCATAATAAAGAACAATCTTAGCAACTGCCCTAAAGGATGACAACCAGTGTTCTACTTTTAAATTGTTATTTCTATTTAATGGGGAAGTTTGTGTTTATATTGGATGTGGTGTCTCTACCTGTTGTCATCTCATCTCATGACATAAAGTATGTGAGCCAAATTCTTTGCAGACTTGCACCTTGTGTGACTCCGTTAGTTTCACTGGGGTCACACGGAATTTGATCTTCTGTTCCTTTGCATGTCTATGTAGTTGGATATACTTTAAGTGCAGCACCCCAGGCGTTAAACCAGCATTATTGGAGTTAAGTCTTCCAGACTAATTATTGTTGCCTCCAGGTATAATAACAAAGTTTGAGTAAAAATTATAGGAAAGCAGAACCAGAAATGGATTCTGAAATTACAGATCTGTAGATGAGTTCACAGTAGTAATGCTACAAAATGGTGGTAAAATCCCCCACTGAACTCCTACAACTCATACCAAAGAGAATACAATTAAAATATCCCAGAAGACCAGGGGGCACTAACTGAATTTTGACCTCAGAAGTAAGAGAGTGCTATAAATGTTAGCTTACATACAGCACAGAAAGTCATTCATTTGGTAAAATCATTCAGATGGATTTATCAAAAATCTGAATCTTCTCTAGCTGGAACTCCAGTTTTTATTTTGGAGCCTTGTGTCTTTGTAATACTAGTGATGGTTTCTTTCATTTATAGTGGAGCTGGTACTCTCCTATTAGTTAAGGTTGAGAAGACATTTCTGATTTAAAGAATGACTCATCTAAGTAGTCAGTTATCATGCTTGCATTTACCCATCTAAATCAGGGCCAGGCTCTTGTAGATGTGGATATTTTCCACACTGTACTGTATGTATCCAAAAGATTGAACCCACATGTAACAGGGTGGTCTGTCTCACtatgggctgggggctctgggtcCAGCCAGCTCTgttcagctatcacatccagttGGGAAGGGTCAGATAATCCCTTTAAAGAGCTGAAAAAGGAGTTGCAGTGAGAGATGGAATTATGTTAGGGCCTgaagcagggggaaggaatgTGTCCTGTCATGTCATCCCTTCAGCATTGAGAGGCAAGGGGAAAAAAGCTTCTGGAAGCAGTAGACAGATGTCATGGTacaatttcccactctgaaccttagcgtccaaaagatggggtaccagcatgaattcctctaagcttaattaccagcttagaacctgtagcgctgccaccaaccaggaattccagtgcctggtacactctggtccccccaaaaccttgcccagggacccccaagacccagtccctctggatcttaacacaaggaaagtaaaccctttccttcactgttgcctctcccagccttcccctccctgggttaccctggaagatcactgtgattcaaactccttgaatttaaaacagagaggaaaatgaaccttcccccctccttctctcttcccctcccagattttccctgagagagacagtaattctaacacagagagaaattagcctctctctcccccttccctcctttctccccaccaattccctggcggatccagaccccgtcccctggggtctcactagaataaaaaaaaaatcaggttcttaaacaagaaactttcaattaaagagagaaaaacagtaaaaattatctttgtaaatttaagatgaattaggtacagggtttttcagctatagacactgggaataccctcccagtctaagtatacaagtacaaattagaatcctttcagcaaaataccaatttgaactccttccaaccaaatacacatttgcaaataaagaaaacaaacataagcctactcgctttatctacctagtactcactattttgaatctataagagcctgtatcggagagattggagagaaatctggttgcacgtctggtccctctgagcccccagagtgaacaacaaccaaaactaacagcacagcacaaaaacttccctccctcaagatttgaaagtatcctgtcctctgattggtcctctggtcaggcgacagccaggcttactgaacttgttaaccctttacagacaaagagatataaagcacttctgtgctattaacttttcttatctgtttatgacaacagatgaagtgcttttttgttttgatattttgccTACATTTTATGTTAAGGATTAAAACTGTGAGTCCTTCCTTGAAAGGTTGGTGATCCAACatgacagaggggaaactgaggtagtaGCTAACCTATAGCCAGGCTGAATAAGGTGGTATTGCTGCACCATGTGAAGACCAGTAAGTGCAGAGCTGAAGTCTGGTGATACTTAGTATGCACTGAAATACATTTAATTTAGCCATTTTTTTCCtgagtcaaggtgggtgaggtaatattgtttattggaccaactgctgatgggagagacaagctttcaatcttcacagagctcttcctcaggtctgggaaagatactcagagtctcacagataaatacaaggtggaacagattgtttagcataagaagggccacattgggtcagaccaaaggtccatctagcccggtatcatgtctgctgacagtggctaatgccaggtgccccagagggaatgaacagaacatgtaatcatcaagtaatccatccatTGTCACtcatgcccagcttctggcaaacagaggctagggacaccagcaGAAGTAGCTAACATATATTCTAAGGGCCACTCAagatgaagtggcccattaacatccCTGCAGTCGTAGGACAAGATGGGTCTGTTAGTGTGTTACAGATTGTTGAAATGAACCCTAAATCCAGTATCTTtgttaagaccatgatttttagtatcaaTCAGAGTTATGAATTTCAGCTTTCAAACTCATCTTTGAAGGTATTggacaggtttcctttgagaacaaAGACTGAGGGCAAATCTACACTACCGCATGACATCAGCACaattgcactgatgcagctgagatgctgtagcgcatctggtgaagatgcactaTGCTGAGGGAAGGGTGCTCTCCCCTCAGCCTGAtcactccacctctgtgagaggcggaAGCCATGTtggcgggagacactctcccactgacatagcaccaATGCGGATAGCGCTTAGGTCAATGTTACTTACATCGTTCAAGGGAGTACCTTTGTCACACCTCCGAGTGATATAACTTCTAtcaacttaagcagtagtgtagaccagccctgagagtgGAGTCATGGAGTGactgttttataaaaaaaaaaaatgttctccaTGGCTTTTTCCTGACATTCGGGCATGCAGCTGAGTGGGGCAGGTTTAGTGGAGCGTGGGAGTGGCTAATGATGTATCCAGTTCCACGTTAGTTAACATTAGTTAGATAACACCTATGTGTCATAAGTCTTGCATGGTTTCTTAGTGCTAAGTGGCCATAAgaagattattttaatttttgtattgatTTGGTGTGTATATGGTATATGaataatattgatttttttatggAGTATCATATATAAGTTATACAGTTGGTTCAGTCTAGTAGCAGTCTGTCCTTATGAAGTATTGCACATGGTAAAATAAAAAGTATATTGTCATTTTAAGCATATAGTAAATATTTAAggaacatttctgaaaatgttattgtcaaggttttttccccactttaaactttagagtacaagaagtggggacctgcatgaacacttctaagcttaattactagcttaggtctggtacgctgtcaccagccagaatttagtgtctggcacactttctgttcccccaaaacctttcctggggaacccagactcaaacctcttgggtcttaaaacaaggataaattaaccatccccctccttttccccccacaagtccctggtgagttcagacccaatcccttggatcttaaaacaaggaaaaatcaatcaggttcttaaaaagaaagcttttaattaaagaaagaaaaggtaaaaattatctctgtaaaatcaggatggaaaatgctttacagggtactcaaattcatatagactagagggaccccccacccttagccttagattcaaagttacagcaaacagaggtgaaaattccttccagcaaaagaaacctttacaagttgaaaaaacaaacatgagactaatccgccttgcctggctattacttacaattttgaaacatagaagactgattcagaaagattgggaaagcctggaatgatgtcccattcctctcagtcccgagagcgaacaacgacaaaaaaaaaagcacaaacaaagacttccctccaccaatatttgaaagtatcttgtccccctctggtcaggtgtcagccaggtttactgagcttcttaaccctttacaggtaaaagagacattaacccttaaccatctgtttatgacagttataTAAGAAGTATTTGTACAAACTTTCTGTGTTTCTTAGAAAAACAATAATCATGCAGTTGCATACTGCTCAAAGCCATTAGAAAACTTAtaactgtctgttacagctatccccctatttccccatactccattttgttttttttctcctcctgtggccgcccttccctggctgttaagttgcttaccagggccccttgagttgtttaacaagagccattgcccttctcaaagggatggccacttgtgctgcgtgttaaatgggaccactgccctgttcaaagggttagtcctgttatcacctcgttgaacctgggttcggtgtagggcaggcaatgtccagagctgcaagacctattgtgtttttaagatcctgggcatgagtcataggcctcatgtgcttttgagtcacctattgcacaggactctgcccagacatgtttctgtgctcacctgcctggtttttccctgtgcctcctaccctgtgacagagggagcctatcaggattactggcgggaaactgcctgagtttgcctttaaaaacagacatttttgaaaccaacatcggaaaggttcctgcattgctgcctggtctggtcagccaggggttctggggggtcctttctccactctcgttttatttttgagcatacctctgttttttgaaaaccccccccccccacggagaatgaattgctacctgagagctCTCCTGATttttgagactgtaccgagccctccttgcttcttctgatgttgctgctgcttctgcctttgctgctgccttggggactggtaagaatccatctgtaaaactttccctacttttattttattattttagctgctggctctgtttccccagcacacagactcaagctaaaccttggtctgtgtctttaaaacctctcttaaattCCGTggcgctttgccgctaaaaataagtttgtgccgctgctaagctctgctcctgtgggctttgcctcggggctccctgcttccagctgtatccattgctgtagccaccatcccttggcttccttgggagctggatcctgggcacataccactctgccctctgtaacttccccatagcataaggtgcaccataggttttgtttttttagtttaataagtcatagtttgttaagactgtagagcttgtaagttcacctgccttgttatagtttactgttttgttgctctgtatagttgcttgttatagttttgcttagaattgtgatatttgttgttttgcctagtcgttggttaagatagataaggtttttgctgcttaaattcatcttcccgctgtcccgatctctccctgaactttcccgtgtctgttttttccccgctccaatctccccctctgtgtacctctccgtgtctatagataaggtttttgctgcttaaattcgtcttcccgctgtcccgatctctccctgaactttcccgtgtctgtttttccccgctccaatctcctcctctgtgtgcttctccgtgtctccctgttataaccctttgctgcttttttccccgcatctgcactctccccgaacctcccaactccttgctgctcccccccccccgcgtctgcatcaccctccgaacctcccaaaccccttgctgcttcgccccctgtgaaacttcccaaacccttggccgctttttttcctttgtttttggcgtccgcttgttgcttaaacctctctctagctcttctccgctgcccctcccctaccgaagatcaccatcacgctgctccattgtccttaccttgCCGGGCTTCAAAGtccctcgctgcttccagccgcactctcctctcatcagttgccactaatcattcactcccctcccccctcctgttccttgacagattatctgctatcctagcctcacaaattaagtcattacttttcttttataccgttacattgcataaattcacttatattcacattttacttgtaattataacaccccattggttgcttccacttttctaatatactttgtatttgcattgataccattgtgttacattgtgtataaggccaccaaccacttaatacattctatctaagattgttgaccattttatgtAGAAGctatcattttattttgcatttctttttgatacgcttattgactgtactgtaccccattgtgctgaaccgcacttactgtaccccactgttagaactccttACACTGTTCAAAaagaaccccccccatcattgtctattgtaaacaccctatacaccccatcccatcctatttcattgttaaattcccaccacttcccttttttcctttaataaagaaattaattggcaccccacctgtgtggtaattgctccccaagatcccatatacctgcaggcagggacaataacaatGTCAAACACAAGTTCCTGTTTTATGAATGTTTAATACACTGTAACATTCAGCTATAGCATTTCATTTATGAAGCATGTAGGGGAATATATCACATGTGCTGGATGTGTCATCTACTTAGTTTTATTTATGTAAAGTGCCACAGGGTAAAATTGTGGCCCTGGTTCAACTACTAATTGGAGCCTGGCCAAAATGGTGGAGTCTAACCAATTTGTGCATTGAGACAGCCTTAAATATaccctgtggggaggggaaacCTTCTCATAGGTTACCATGTAATTAATCAATACTACCCAGCTCCTTTCCTTGCCCAGAGGTTGAAGTCACAGACTCTGAAGCAACCAGGCTTTGGGAGACATGTCATGGAGATGGTGAAAAAGGCTGTACCCCCTGACTCATTTGGCTGATTGCGTGTGTTTATATATAGCAAGATATTTAGATTCAAATAGGAATCTAGAATTCAGAATGACTAGCACCTTCCTCTtacctgtccctgcctgcaggtatatgggatcttggggagcaattaccacacaggtggggtgcaaaataaactttattaagaaaatgcaaaaacagggaaaatttaatagtgaggggtatggggtttgttaaggtaggcaattggggagggagttcttttagtatagtatagtgggtttcaatagtggggtacaatacagtggggtacaatacagttggtaaccaactaacactgaagtataaatgtaacaggtagctaacaatttctaggtaaagggtgtgtcacagcagcatataaccaactaacagttatgggtaaaatgtgttaaataaccaacaactctaggtaaaaatgtgtcacagtggtgtaaatataaaatgtgaggtgtgtgagagagaaaaagggtaaccaatggggttttatgctagacttcagtaatacaattgaggtttggcagcagtaggagcggggtgaacacgtgggggaagggattaaaagagagagagagagagagaaaggcagtggtagaggaatgaggttaggggatgggggaagaggagcacgtggtggagcagaaaccaaagatagaggcgctacagagggagatttaaactcagggagacacagagagcagacaggctgcaagtttaaacagcagagagactgcaatgagtgactggggagctcgtggggggggggggattggggcagtgggaagacaaattcaaatagtaaaaaccttatctatcccctaacttaatcaaacttatataaaatgacaagcagctacagaatacaaccaggcaatgattttctaaacttatcttaaccaacaattaggcaacacaacaaatatcacagaaacttacaagctctacaatcttaacaaactatgacttattaaattaaaaaaaaacaaaaagacctatggtgcaccttatgctatggggaggttacagagggcagagtggtatgtatccaggacccagctcccaaggaagccaagggatggtggctacagcggtggatacagctgaaagcagagagccccaaggcaaagcccacaggagcagagcttagcagtggcaaagagccctgtagtttaagagaggttttaagacacagaccaaggtttagcttgagtctgtgtgctggggaaacagagccagcagctaaaataataaaataaaagtatagaaagttttacagagggattcttaccagtccccaaggcagcagcaaaggcagaagcagcagcaacatcagaagaggcaaggagggttcggtacagtctcaataatcaggagatctctcaggtagcaattcgttcttcgtggagGGGGTTTCAAAaatgggggtacgctcaaaaataaaacgagagcggagaaaggaccccccagaacccctggctgatcagaccaggcagcaatgcaggaacctttctgaggtgtgtttcaaaaatgtctggttttaaaggcaaacttgggcagtttcccaccagtaatcctgataggctccctctgtcacaggggagggggcacaggggaaaaactgaaggtaagcccagagacatgcctggacatagtcctgtgcaataggtgactcaagagcacatgagactatgactcatgcccaggatcttaaaaccacaataggccttgcagctctggacattgcctaccctacaccaagcccaggttcaatgaggtgataacaggactaaccctttgaaaagggcagtggtcccacttagcatgcagcacaagtggccatccctttgagaagggcagtggccctggtaaacaacttaacagccagggaagggcggccacaggagaacagaaaacaaaatggagtctggggaaacaaaatggaataggggaatagctgtaacggacatgcccccctggccgacctgaacgggctgtgagggggatgtcccatgcaaagaccaaaaaaagaaaaaaaagaaaaaaaaggttttacaagtcatcgtcttcgtagtatggaggtggtggtttgctgctgtccaaggggatggaggaatacctcacctgcaaaggcagggctgacacaaccttatgaattagctgcttgaccactgctatccccaacagaaaggccacaagaacaatagccacagtaataagccactgcttgatggactgagcccaggtccccaacccccagctggacCACTGAGCTTGCCACCAATCCCACTGCTTACGCTCTTTACGAATCTGGACGGCGAGGGAGGATAGTTGGTCAGCCACGGCTGAGACattgttccacccaggctgaaggcgcaggcaacattgtcctttaaagcGAGGATCGAGGTCCTCCAAGGCGACACAAAAGTCCTTCTGTAGGATGGTCTGGATCAGAAGACCGTTCTGCTCGGCGTAGTTGGCTAGGATAGTGAGGGCGTCGCTGGTTCAACGAAGTCCTTCTGCTGTGATGTTGGTGAGGGCCTCCAGACCAAGCGACAGTCCACGGATTTGCTGTAAAGTTAAACTGTATGAGAGGGGGTTAAACTGTATGTACCCTCCTATGACCATCTCGGTGGCTGACTTGAGTCGCTCCCATGCGGTGGCTGTTCGTCGTTTGCGTGGTGAGGAGAAGAAGGGGCGACGGTGGTGAAAGAGCCCTCCTCCCTTTATGACGAGTTGCCCGATGGCACATACCCCCTTTGGGAATGCGGGTAGAGCAGTCCGGGCAATGTTGTTCCCACAGAGCCACACTTGTCCTGGGGAAGAGGGTAAAAACTGGTCATGGATGGAGCTTCGCTGGGGGGATTTCTGGCCAGGTGGTATATCGACCTCCATCCATAGTAGGTGGGCGGCTCTGACCTGTCTCAGTTCTACATGGGTCTGAGCTGTGGATAAGTATTGGGTGGGGTTAAACACTGTACTTGTTGAAAGATGATTAATAAACCTGGTGAACTCAGTGCGGTATCTTGAGCTTCCTTTCTTGGGGTTTGAGTTAGGCCGAGGTCCTATGAACCATTGGGTGCAATTGGGATACTGCCCCAACGGAGTGGGATTGGAGAAGCCAAAGAACAcgatgcagggggctgctgggagtggtcctgtcaccgcaacaggggcgaatgagttgggtcttcggtcgtcgctggtggtgttgcacgtgaacagaggccgatgaacccagtttgtgttgttgcaggctgaagctggatgctgtggagtcaggttcgtgagggggaggaactcccagaggaagggggaccctccctctgaggcctttgGTCTTGTACAGGCAACGCAATCGTGTGATGGGGGGACATCTGACAGGTTCCCGATGAGGACCTCCTGTAGGGCGTAGGCTCTCAACCAGGCAACCAGAGGGTTTTCTCGAGGCGGGGTGGCAATCATGGCGACTGATTCCTACGGAGACATAAAAGAAAGGTGGCCCCTCTTAGGGCCTG of the Gopherus flavomarginatus isolate rGopFla2 chromosome 1, rGopFla2.mat.asm, whole genome shotgun sequence genome contains:
- the LOC127040636 gene encoding uncharacterized protein LOC127040636, which codes for MLLLLLPLLLPWGLESVAMIATPPRENPLVAWLRAYALQEVLIGNLSDVPPSHDCVACTRPKASEGGSPFLWEFLPLTNLTPQHPASACNNTNWVHRPLFTCNTTSDDRRPNSFAPVAVTGPLPAAPCIVFFGFSNPTPLGQYPNCTQWFIGPRPNSNPKKGSSRYRTEFTRFINHLSTSTVFNPTQYLSTAQTHVELRQVRAAHLLWMEVDIPPGQKSPQRSSIHDQFLPSSPGQVWLCGNNIARTALPAFPKGVCAIGQLVIKGGGLFHHRRPFFSSPRKRRTATAWERLKSATEMVIGGYIQFNPLSYSLTLQQIRGLSLGLEALTNITAEGLR